From one Lycium ferocissimum isolate CSIRO_LF1 chromosome 7, AGI_CSIRO_Lferr_CH_V1, whole genome shotgun sequence genomic stretch:
- the LOC132065274 gene encoding LRR receptor-like serine/threonine-protein kinase GSO2 translates to MIKLLSCFPNSNKSIVKKFSHINSMERKQNLDLKIIFFFIFLFVHVNSQTIAIQEDEMTILLELKKYWGNSSDIFQMWNLNSFPCSNWPGITCSSDGFVTGISLRHQKLGGNIVPPIICELKNLVDIAIADSNLSGEFPTVFYKCSRLEILDLSGNQFHGPLPTDIHRMSRLTFLDLIANHFNGTIPKSIAQLTKLKHLSLSKNMFEGKIPPEIGNLSNLEVLGMSYMKKFEFATIPNELGKLKNLKVLLIIQSNLIGNIPESFSSLSRLKTLDLSRNYLNGSIPGWLLHLKSLTKIDLSWNRLSGKIPSQLDEDFDYNFDGNFDLCTSNTSHASKYLPLCTNHKPCRTLILAPLVGTILVIVIVLLFLCWRKRQGIGDRKFIPFQKMELTESDILLNLTEENFIGRGGSGDVYRIAVHQNGSHVAVKRIRKERELDRRLEKQFLAELQILSEIQHPNIVKLICCFSNKDSNFLVYEYMENQNLDKWLHEKKRHKSQNIVLKWDTRLHIAIGAARGLCYMHHNCSPPIIHRDIKSSNILLDNELNAKVADFGLAKVLAKQEDSETASAVAGTFGYIAPEYAYATKVSTKSDVYSFGVVLLELATGKEPVSRDDYMNLAQLARKHCVEGNLIEDALDEEIKGPNNLKAMTTVFKLGMMCTSKLPSIRPSMREVLDSLLFLTTSY, encoded by the exons ATGATTAAACTCTTATCATGCTTTCCCAATTCCAACAAATCAATAGTTAAAAAGTTTTCTCACATCAATTCCATGGAAAGAAAGCAAAACCTTGATCTCaagataattttcttttttattttcctatttGTTCATGTGAATTCACAAACTATTGCTATACAAGAAGATGAGATGACAATTTTGTTGGAGTTaaagaagtattggggaaaTTCATCTGATATCTTCCAAATGTGGAATCTTAACTCCTTTCCTTGTAGCAATTGGCCAGGAATTACATGTTCTAGTGATGGTTTTGTCACAGGCATAAGTCTTAGACATCAAAAACTTGGTGGAAATATTGTTCCACCAATTATTTGTGAACTCAAAAATCTTGTAGATATAGCAATTGCAGATAGTAACTTATCAGGTGAATTCCCAACAGTTTTTTACAAGTGTTCAAGACTGGAAATTCTTGATCTTTCTGGGAACCAATTCCATGGACCATTACCTACAGATATTCATCGAATGTCTAGGCTAACGTTTTTGGATCTCATCGCGAATCATTTCAATGGTACCATTCCAAAATCGATTGCTCAGCTTACAAAGTTGAAACATTTGTCTCTTAGTAAAAACATGTTTGAAGGGAAAATACCTCCAGAAATCGGAAATCTATCGAATCTTGAGGTGTTAGGTATGTCATACATGAAGAAATTCGAGTTTGCTACCATTCCGAATGAGTTGGGCAAGCTGAAGAATTTGAAGGTGCTACTGATTATACAGTCAAATTTGATTGGGAACATTCCAGAATCTTTTTCAAGTCTTTCGAGACTCAAAACGTTGGATCTGTCAAGAAACTATCTGAATGGATCAATTCCAGGCTGGTTATTACATTTGAAAAGTTTGACAAAAATAGATCTTTCGTGGAATCGTTTATCTGGAAAAATTCCGTCACAACTTGATGAAGATTTTGACTATAATTTCGATGGTAATTTTGATCTTTGTACTTCAAATACAAGCCATGCTAGTAAATATCTACCCTTGTGTACTAATCACAAACCATGCAGAACACTAATCTTAGCCCCCCTAGTCGGAACGATTTTGGTAATTGTTATAGTTTTACTCTTCTTATGCTGGAGGAAGAGGCAGGGAATTGGTGATAGGAAGTTCATTCCTTTTCAAAAAATGGAGCTCACGGAATCAGATATTCTGCTGAATTTGACCGAAGAGAACTTTATTGGGAGAGGAGGATCTGGAGACGTGTATCGAATTGCTGTCCATCAAAATGGAAGTCATGTTGCTGTTAAAAGAATACGCAAAGAAAGGGAATTAGACAGAAGATTAGAGAAGCAGTTTCTGGCAGAACTTCAAATACTGAGTGAGATTCAACATCCAAACATTGTGAAACTAATTTGCTGCTTTTCAAACAAGGACTCAAATTTCCTGGTGTACGAGTACATGGAAAATCAAAACTTAGACAAATGGTTGCATGAAAAGAAAAGACACAAATCACAAAATATTGTATTGAAATGGGATACCAGGCTGCATATAGCAATTGGAGCTGCACGCGGTCTTTGCTATATGCACCATAATTGCTCCCCTCCCATTATTCATCGAGACATTAAATCTAGTAATATCCTACTGGACAACGAATTGAATGCAAAAGTCGCAGATTTTGGACTAGCAAAAGTATTAGCCAAGCAGGAAGATAGCGAGACTGCTTCTGCTGTTGCTGGCACTTTTGGCTACATCGCTCCAG AGTATGCTTATGCAACAAAAGTAAGTACGAAGAGCGACGTTTATAGCTTCGGTGTGGTATTATTGGAGCTAGCTACTGGAAAGGAACCTGTTAGCAGAGATGACTACATGAACCTTGCACAGCTGGCAAGAAAACATTGTGTAGAAGGAAACCTTATTGAAGATGCTCTAGATGAAGAAATCAAAGGACCAAATAACTTGAAAGCAATGACTACTGTTTTCAAATTAGGGATGATGTGTACTAGCAAGTTACCTTCCATTAGACCCTCCATGAGGGAAGTATTAGactctcttcttttcttgactACTAGCTACTAG
- the LOC132065276 gene encoding profilin gives MSWQTYVDDHLMCEIEGNHLTSAAIIGQDGTVWAQSANFPQFKPEEITAIMNDFAEPGTLAPTGLFLGGAKYMVIQGEAGAVIRGKKGPGGITVKKTNQALIIGIYDEPMTPGQCNMIVERLGDYLIEQGL, from the exons ATGTCGTGGCAAACATATGTTGATGATCATTTGATGTGTGAGATTGAAGGTAATCATCTCACTTCTGCTGCTATTATTGGTCAAGATGGTACTGTTTGGGCACAATCTGCTAATTTCCCTCAG TTTAAACCAGAAGAAATAACAGCCATAATGAATGATTTTGCTGAACCTGGAACACTTGCTCCAACTGGTTTATTTCTTGGGGGAGCAAAGTATATGGTGATTCAAGGGGAGGCAGGAGCTGTTATACGAGGCAAAAAG GGTCCTGGTGGTATCACCGTTAAGAAGACTAACCAGGCTTTGATCATTGGAATATATGACGAGCCCATGACTCCCGGCCAGTGTAATATGATTGTTGAAAGGCTGGGTGACTATCTCATTGAACAAGGTCTCTAG